A window of Hevea brasiliensis isolate MT/VB/25A 57/8 chromosome 14, ASM3005281v1, whole genome shotgun sequence contains these coding sequences:
- the LOC131173297 gene encoding ankyrin repeat-containing protein At5g02620-like, whose translation MADSQPLHETQSVSETNDQPKQKDIITFMDAEWYNAAAEGQIDKFKDYTEPLDLLRTPKKNTVLHVYITAVENESIEFVELLISKCPSLLVEPNIKGETPLHIAARFGHNNIVEFLIRSIKKAQYEDLERGAEASTSDKMLKKTIPYENTALHEAVRNNHPQVVETLLRANPEFADIANAAGENPLYLAAVREYKEIASKILEICPSPAYIGPNGRTALHEAVISPDADLTGKLLKQKSNLAKEQDNEGWTPLHYASYANHLSIVDMLLEHDKSAAYIGDKDGKTPLHVALLNEANNLEVVKKIMSDCPDCCDLVDNRGRNVLHFAVESGSFEGVKTITEKPFLANLINQEDEDGNTPVHLLATHGLDASSLIRHRVVDKMTVNKANLTALDMVMATKDKSYALFLGSTVKHLKKAGYKRGRHSIGQATADKTPIIDNELMSSLQKASESHQIVAALIATVTFAAGFTLPGGYSDEDGLDEGTAVLTRKSAFKTFLVTDTIALALSISVVLIHFILAVQPTNRKFYFLFLWAFLFTVLAMTLMAVAFMAGVYAVMPHSSSGLGTTICVIGSCLALLCYWVLKAALCD comes from the exons ATGGCAGATTCCCAACCTTTGCACGAAACCCAATCAGTATCTGAGACCAATGATCAGCCCAAACAAAAAGACATCATCACTTTCATGGATGCTGAATGGTACAATGCTGCGGCTGAAGGCCAAATCGACAAATTCAAGGATTACACAGAGCCTCTGGATCTTTTGCGTACCCCAAAGAAAAATACAGTCCTACATGTTTATATCACAGCAGTAGAAAATGAATCCATTGAATTTGTGGAACTACTTATCAGCAAGTGTCCGTCTCTTCTAGTTGAGCCCAATATCAAAGGCGAAACTCCGCTGCATATTGCAGCAAGGTTTGGGCACAACAATATAGTCGAATTTCTTATTCGGAGCATTAAGAAGGCCCAATACGAAGATCTTGAGAGAGGCGCAGAGGCGTCAACAAGTGATAAGATGCTGAAGAAGACAATCCCATATGAAAACACAGCCTTACATGAGGCTGTTAGAAATAACCATCCTCAAGTGGTGGAAACATTGTTAAGAGCAAATCCAGAATTTGCGGACATAGCTAATGCCGCTGGAGAAAACCCGCTTTACCTTGCAGCGGTGAGAGAGTACAAAGAAATTGCTTCTAAGATATTGGAGATATGTCCCTCTCCCGCATACATCGGTCCCAATGGTAGAACAGCTTTGCACGAAGCTGTGATAAGTCCAGATGCAG ATCTGACAGGAAAACTACTGAAACAAAAGAGCAATTTGGCCAAAGAACAAGACAACGAAGGATGGACTCCGCTTCATTATGCTTCCTATGCCAATCATCTTTCAATTGTGGATATGTTACTAGAGCATGATAAATCTGCTGCCTATATTGGCGACAAAGATGGAAAGACACCTCTTCATGTAGCGCTTCTTAACGAAGCAAACAATTTAGAGGTGGTGAAAAAAATTATGTCAGACTGCCCAGATTGTTGCGACCTGGTTGACAATAGAGGCCGAAATGTTCTCCATTTTGCTGTGGAAAGCGGGAGTTTTGAAGGAGTGAAAACTATTACTGAAAAACCTTTCCTCGCTAACCTAATTAATCAGGAAGATGAAGATGGGAACACTCCGGTCCATCTACTTGCTACTCATGGTTTAGATGCTAGTTCTCTTATACGACACCGCGTCGTTGATAAAATGACTGTCAACAAAGCAAATTTAACAGCTCTGGACATGGTGATGGCAACAAAGGATAAAAGCTATGCGCTATTTCTG GGATCTACAGTAAAACACCTAAAGAAGGCTGGATATAAACGAGGTCGGCATTCAATCGGGCAGGCAACGGCTGATAAGACACCAATAATCGACAATGAGTTAATGTCTTCCCTCCAGAAAGCGAGTGAATCCCATCAGATAGTGGCCGCCCTCATTGCAACAGTAACTTTTGCCGCAGGTTTCACCTTACCTGGTGGTTACAGTGATGAAGATGGCCTTGACGAAGGAACAGCAGTTTTAACTAGAAAATCAGCCTTCAAAACGTTCCTTGTAACCGATACCATTGCCTTGGCCCTCTCCATTTCTGTTGTGCTTATCCACTTCATTTTGGCAGTGCAACCAACCAATAGAAAGTTCTATTTTCTATTCCTTTGGGCATTTCTTTTCACTGTTCTTGCTATGACTTTAATGGCGGTGGCATTCATGGCAGGTGTGTATGCAGTAATGCCACATTCCTCATCAGGTCTTGGGACTACCATTTGTGTTATAGGAAGTTGTTTGGCCTTATTGTGTTACTGGGTGCTCAAGGCTGCATTGTGTGAttga